The sequence below is a genomic window from Rhinopithecus roxellana isolate Shanxi Qingling chromosome 19, ASM756505v1, whole genome shotgun sequence.
GGCTCAATATAATGGTCCCTATCACCCTTGAAGAACCGAGAAATGTCTGTATCCATTGCCAGACTGCTAGAGAACCTACAACATCCAGAATACCAGAGAGGGTTTCTGACCCAATTCCACAATCCCGCATGTTCCCAGAGCTGCCCTAGAACAAATAAAGGTCCCAGACCTAGAATTACAGGGGCAGGACACAGAGAAcccctttttccattttaaacaaactaacaagcaaacaaacaggaGAAAGAACAAGTCTAAGGATAAAACTTATGACAGAATTAATATAAAATACCCAAGCCGAAGGAGAGAGCCCAGGCTAGTAATCTCTGCCAGCAGAGCTGTGATCTCACCTTCTGTGTTTCTGGTCACTTTTAATCACACTTGTGGAAGAGGGGAGTGGGAAATGCAATTGAATGAAGGCCCTGGTGCCACCCAAAGGCctcaataaattatatttacagaTAAACTGAATGCAATGGGGGCCACAGGTGGAGGGCTATTCCCTTGGGGAGACCAGGACTCCAATCTCTCCCCTTTCCCGGCCCCTAGCTAGCTCTCTCCTCAGAAACAATGTGGCTTGTGGGGAAGAGGTTTTGACCAGCAAAACAGAGGCAGATCTAGCCAGGATCTGCCACCTCCTGCTCTCCCCAGCGAGAAATTAAGATGGTGGCAATTTCTGATACCAAAGTGGCCTTGCACACCCCTATGCCCAAGCCTGATAGGGAAGCAAGGCCTGGGCCTGCAGCTTTCCCATCCACAGGAAGCAAGTGGGGTCTGGGCCTGCGCTCAGCTAGGGCCCCCCCAGAATGTGGTAGTGCACTTTGGTGTTGGTAGCAGCTCCGTGTTTCTGGCGCAGATGCAGCCGCAGTTGACTCTTGTGCCGGAAATGCAGGCCACAGGGGTCGCACTGTGGGAGGACAGCTGGGTCAGGTCCTGCCTCATCCACAATCACCTTTTAGGCGTTGAgccggggcgggggggggcggggcCTGTCCAGCTCTCCCAAGAGGGAACTGTGCAGCCGAAGATCAGCTCTTTGACTCTCACATTCTCCCAAATCCTCAGGGGTGATTGACGGGATAGGCCCCGCCTTATTTAGCAAAGCTTTTCCCACTTGTAGCTCCTCTCTGAGAAAACAGCGCTCAGCCCAGAGGCATCACTTCTATACCCGCCCATCCCTACTCCCAGCCTCCACCCCTTATTTGCTTGGACTCTTCCGGCCACCACTCATTTCTAAGAGATCCAGGGACAGCCAGGCCTGCACCTCTCAGAGCCCAAACCTCGGCAAAGCAGAGGTAATTCTAAGGCACTGGGCAGGCCAGGTTGGGTACCCACGTGGTAAGGCTTCTCTCCGGTGTGGATGCGAACGTGGCTCTTGAGGGTCTGCAGGTGGCGGAAGCGGGTTCCGCAGGTAGGGCAAGGATAGGGCTTCTCCCCCGTGTGGATCAGCACGTGCGCCCGCAGATGTGCCACCTGGGAGGGAGGAGACTTCAAGTCCTGTCTCTGAGAGGGACAGATCCCTCCCTATTGGCCCACCCCACCTCTTGCAGGTTTGCCTTGGAAGCCACTTGGAGGCTGTCTCCATACCTGTACAAAGCGTGAGCCGCACGTCTCACACTTATAGGGCTTCTCTCCTGAATGGATGCGGCTGTGCGTTTTCAGGTTTGCTGGCCGGTTAAAACGGGCTCCGCAGATTGAGCAGTGGTAAGGCTTTTCCCCTGGAGGCAGGGAAGATGGGAGGTCAGGGACTCTGCCCTAGGACAGCTGTGGGCTTGACGGCCAGGGCCCTCTCCTCCCCTACCTGTGTGCACTGTGCGGTGACTGGCCAGGTTGCCCTTGTAGCGGAATGAAGACCGGCACAGCTGACACTTATAGGGCTTGTCTTCATCCCCAGGAACCAAGGGGTCCAGCCCCGATGAGCACCCAGCCACAGCCTCACAGTTCTGGCAGCTGAAAAATTCACTTCCTGGGAAGGGGAGTGGGTAACGGCAACCATAGTTATTAATGAGGGCTATCTAGGTACTACGGAATCCTCAAACCATGCAGTAGCAggctttcttttttccaatttattgttAAGACTTCTGGGGCTGGTTCGCCTTGCTCAAGGCCAAGTAAGAAGATAGTAAGATGAGCCAGATCTGACTCCACATCCGTCTGACTTGAGTACTCAGCTAATCTCCTCTTCAATAATAGTGGTGGtggccaggcgtggaggctcacgcctgtaatcccagcactttgggagtccatggcggttggatcacaaggtcaatacatggagaccatcctggccaacatggtgaaacccgtctctactaaaaatacaaaaattagccgggcatggtggtggcacacgcctgtagtcccagctactcgggaagctgaggcaggattatcgcttgaacctgggacatggaggttgcagtgagccaagatcacggcactgcactccaacctggcgatagagtgagactccatctcaaaaaaaaaaaaaaaaaaaaaagcagtggtagATGGAGGCCCCTGCTAGTGGGAGGAGGTTTCAGtttctcctccttttttgttttgttttgttttgtttttgttttttttttgttttttgagatagggtctcgctgtgttgcctatgttggagtgcagtggtgtgatatcgtctcactgcagtctccacctcccgggttcaagcgatccttccactttagcctcctgagtagctgggactacaggtgcgcaccaccatgcctggctaatttttatttttattttttgtggagaccaggtctgactatgttgcccaggctggccttgagctcctgggttcaagtgatcctcctgcattggcctcccaaagtgctggcattactggcatgagccaccgtgcctggctaaaatCTCCTCCTCACCGGCACCACTCTGAGTGACAGCCTGCCAGAGAGGCCCTGACAAGCTTTGGGCTGATCATTCAGCTCCGAAAGAGGACAGGCCAGAAATTCTCAAACTTTGCTGCTCATTGGAAGCACTTGGAGAGCTTTAGAAAAATACTGATGACTCGTTCCCAGGTCCAGATATTTCAGTCTATGGAGTGTGACCTGGGCGGTGGGAGTTTAAAAGCTTCCTAGGTGATTCTAATTTGTAACAAAGTTTAGGAACCATTGGAATAGGCCTTTCTGGGGGGCTTTTTTGGCACCAACTTGCCTGGAGCAGTCATGGGAGAAAAGCCAGGAAAGAGGGTCTCTTACCCGGTAGTGGACGAGCCCGCTCAGAGGGTGATCCAGAGGTgtcttgagcctgggatgtgagGAGGTGGGGGGTACTGGCCGGAGCCCCACATTTGAACTGCACAGTGGCAGCAGTTGGAGAGAGCCTAGGCAGATGGCAAGGCCCAGGGGAAAGGGTTAAAAGAGATTGTATGGATGGGGGATGGGGGTTCTCTCCTGGGAAATGTGGAGCCAAAGGCCTGCCCTCTGGAAATGAGCCAATATTGTTGACCAATGAGCCACATCCATCGTACTGCCCAAGTGCCACCCTGCTGAATAAACCTGGTCTCTGGCCAGCTCCTTAAGGTGAGCTAGTGTCTCTGAAACGCACCCACTATTTCCCTTCCTCCTGACCACGAAGGCCCAATGACTCTGTCTTCTAGCTGAGGCCAGCTCTGACAAATTCTTGAGGTTCTAGACTCTGTACCTGCTCTGGGGACCAGGAATGGGTCCTTCttcgctgctgctgctgctgctggaggcCTCATCTCCACTGGGGAGCCTGGCTTGGGGGCAAGGTTGACCAGAACTCCTCTCCCCGACTAGGCTCCCTGCTTGGGAGGCCTGAGAGTTTAGCACGATGTACTTGTACTTTTTCCAGTTGCAGGCCTTGGGGTCGGGGCTGGCTGGACTGGGGGGGCCTTGACTGCAGCTTCGAGATTCAGTAGGTGGGTCTGGGTGTCCTTCGGAGCGCCTGGGACTGCCTGGTGGAGGGGCCGTTGGGGGTGTTGGGGGTTCTGCTTCCAGGGGCCGCAGGGAGATGCCCAGAGGTTCATAGCTGGGGAAAATGTGATGAACGTTAGTGCCATTGCCTAATCTCTGCCTTTGCCCTTAACACCTCACCCACACAGAACGCCGAGCCGGGGTCCCTCACCTGGCCTGGATGAAGCGGTGGCATGCCTGGACCACGTGCTCCATCTGTAAATAGGTGGCGGCCGCAAGGACTGCAGGTGCAGTGGCCGGAGAGAGGCGCAGGCGCGAAGTGTACATGAAGTCCAGTAGGGGGGCGAAGCCTCTCGCTTCGGGACCCCCGGGCAGAGACAGCACGTCCACCCCGACTCCCGCACGGCCCCGGAAAATTGAGTAAAAGAAGCCACTGGAGAGAGAGCAGATAGGTCCCTTAGGGGCTGGGGAACCAAGGGAGACACGCGCCGCTTTAGGAAGCCCCGCCCCCTGAAAAGTCCCGCCTCCTCACTATCACCCCGCCCCCAATTCTCGGACGCTCCGCCTCCTGCTTCTGAAAGACTTGGCTTCGGATTCCCTCTCAAAGGCCCTGTGGTCCCACCCCTTTCCCATTTGGCCCCGCCTCCGCCCCGGCCCCACCCCTCGAACCTGCAGGCTATGAGAACTGCCTTGTGTGCCCTGAGGGGTTGCCCGCCAACCAGCAGCGTGACGTCAGTGAGGATCCCGCGCAGGC
It includes:
- the BCL6B gene encoding B-cell CLL/lymphoma 6 member B protein isoform X1, translated to MGSPAAPEGALGYVREFTRHSSDVLGNLNELRLRGILTDVTLLVGGQPLRAHKAVLIACSGFFYSIFRGRAGVGVDVLSLPGGPEARGFAPLLDFMYTSRLRLSPATAPAVLAAATYLQMEHVVQACHRFIQASYEPLGISLRPLEAEPPTPPTAPPPGSPRRSEGHPDPPTESRSCSQGPPSPASPDPKACNWKKYKYIVLNSQASQAGSLVGERSSGQPCPQARLPSGDEASSSSSSSEEGPIPGPQSRLSPTAATVQFKCGAPASTPHLLTSQAQDTSGSPSERARPLPGSEFFSCQNCEAVAGCSSGLDPLVPGDEDKPYKCQLCRSSFRYKGNLASHRTVHTGEKPYHCSICGARFNRPANLKTHSRIHSGEKPYKCETCGSRFVQVAHLRAHVLIHTGEKPYPCPTCGTRFRHLQTLKSHVRIHTGEKPYHCDPCGLHFRHKSQLRLHLRQKHGAATNTKVHYHILGGP
- the BCL6B gene encoding B-cell CLL/lymphoma 6 member B protein isoform X2 produces the protein MGSPAAPEGALGYVREFTRHSSDVLGNLNELRLRGILTDVTLLVGGQPLRAHKAVLIACSGFFYSIFRGRAGVGVDVLSLPGGPEARGFAPLLDFMYTSRLRLSPATAPAVLAAATYLQMEHVVQACHRFIQASYEPLGISLRPLEAEPPTPPTAPPPGSPRRSEGHPDPPTESRSCSQGPPSPASPDPKACNWKKYKYIVLNSQASQAGSLVGERSSGQPCPQARLPSGDEASSSSSSSEEGPIPGPQSRLSPTAATVQFKCGAPASTPHLLTSQAQDTSGSPSERARPLPGSEFFSCQNCEAVAGCSSGLDPLVPGDEDKPYKCQLCRSSFRYKGNLASHRTVHTGEKPYHCSICGARFNRPANLKTHSRIHSGEKPYKCETCGSRFVQVAHLRAHVLIHTGEKPYPCPTCGTRFRHLQTLKSHVRIHTGEKPYHEPVTS